Genomic DNA from Comamonas resistens:
AGGCCGACCAGCAGCAGTCCATAGACTTCTGCGAAAGGATCTTCGCGGACAACCTGCAGGGCGAGAAGCTCATGACCAATGCGCGCCACCTGCGGGGCTCGGCGTGGATCAACTTCCAGCGCGTGGTCTGCGAGCAATGGTGGCTCAGGAACGCCAAGGGCAGCCATGTGGTGCTGATGGGTGATGCCGTGCACACGGCGCATTTCGCGATTGGCTCGGGCACCAAGCTGGCCATCGAGGATGCGATCGAGCTGGCGCGCCAGTTCAAGCTGCTGGGCAATGTGTCGGGCGATGGGCGCGAGCATATCCCCGAGGTGCTGGCAGCCTATCAGGAGGCGCGCCGCGTGGAGACGCTGCGCATCCAGAACGCGGCCTGGAACGCCATGGAGTGGTTCGAGGTCTGCGGCCAGCGCTACTGCGACCATCTGGAGCCGGAGCAGTTCATGTACTCCATGCTTACGCGCAGCCAGCGCATCAGCCACGAGAACCTGCGCCTGCGCGATGCGGGCTGGCTGGGCGGTTACGAGCAGTGGCTGGCGCAGAAGAATGGCGTGCAGGTCGAGGGCAAGGCGCCGCCGCCCATGTTCCTGCCCTACCGGCTGCGCGGCCTCACGCTCAAGAACCGCATCGTGGTCTCGCCCATGGCCCAGTACTCGGCCGTGGACGGCGTGCCCGGCGACTATCACCTGGTGCATCTGGGCGCGCGCGCCCTGGGCGGTGCGGGCCTGGTGTTTGCCGAGATGGCCTGCGTGAGCCCCGAGGGCCGCATCACCCCGGGCTGCCCGGGCACCTACAGCGAGGCGCAGAAGGCGGCTTGGAAGCGCATCGCCGACTGGATCCATGCTCACACCGACGCCAAGTTCGCCATGCAGATCGGCCATGCGGGCGCCAAGGCCTCGACGCGCGTGGCCTGGGAGGGCACCGACCTGCCGCTGGAGGAGGGCAACTGGCCCATCATCTCGGCCTCGCCCCAGCAATACCTGGAGGGCGTGAGCCAGATCTCCAGGCAGATGACGCGCGCCGACATGAACGAAGTCAAGGCCCAGTTCGTGCACGGCGCGCAGATGGCAGCCGACATCGGCGCCGACTGGCTGGAGCTGCACTGCGCCCACGGCTACCTGCTGTCGGCCTTTATCTCGCCGCTGACCAACCACCGCGACGACGAATACGGCGGCAGCCTGGAAAACCGCCTGCGCTACCCGCTGGAAGTGTTCCGGGCCGTGCGCGCCGCCTGGCCCGAGGACAAGCCCATGTCCGTGCGCATCTCGGCCCATGACTGGGTGCCGGGCGGCATCACGCCGGACGATGCGGTGCAGATCGCCAAGGCCTTCAAGGCCGCGGGAGCGGACCTGATCGACTGCTCGTCGGGCCAGGTCAGCAAGCAGGAAAAGCCGGTCTACGGCCGCATGTTCCAGACGCCGTTCGCCGACCGCGTGCGCCAGGAGGCCGGCATTGCCACCATGGCCGTGGGTGCGATCAGCGAGGCCGACCACGCCAACTCCATCATTGCGGCCGGCCGCGCCGACCTGTGCGCCGTGGCGCGGCCGCATCTGGCCAATCCGGCCTGGACGCTGACCGAAGCGGCCAAGATTGGCTACACGCCCATTGTCTGGCCCAAGCAATATTTCCAGGGCAAGCGCCAGATGGAAACTTTGTTCGAGCGTGAAAAGGCCTTGAAATGAAACACCCCCTGAGTCGCTTCGCGCCTTCCCCCTCTCTCGCTTCGCGGGAGGGGGACGATACCTTCGCTGCGAGGCGGCTCTTGCTCGGTATCTCTGGCTTGGAGCGCGCCAGTTTCATGCGCTATGGAGAACTCGATGACGCGCGATTTGAATGATCAACATGCGCTGGTGACCGGCGCCGGCCAGGGCATAGGCGAGGCCATCGCACGCCAGCTGCTGGCGCGCGGTGCCAGGGTCACGGTGCTGGGGCGCAGGGCCGGGACGCTGCAACAGCTGGTGGACGAGTTCCCCGGCCTATGCCACATGGAACTTGCCGATGTGGCCGATGAATCCCAGGTCAAAACCGCTTTTGCGCAGGCTGCATCTGCGCTGGGTGCTATCGATATTCTGGTCAACAACGCGGGCCAGGCACAGAGCGCGCCGTTTCTGAAAATGGACGCGGCGCTGTGGCAGAACATGCTGGCCGTCAACCTCACGGGAACCATGCTGTGCATACAGCAGGTGCTGCCCGTCATGGTGGAGCGCGGTCGCGGGCGCATCGTCAACGTGGCCAGCACCGCGGGGCTCAAAGGCTATCCCTATGTGGCGGCCTATTGCGCGGCCAAGCATGGTGTGGTGGGCCTGACGCGCGCGCTGGCGCTGGAGCTGGCGAGCAAGGGCGTCACAGTCAACGCCGTCTGCCCCGGCTATACCGAAACCGAGATCGTGCGCGAGAGCATTGCGCGCGTGGTGGCCAAGACCGGCCGTACGCCCGAGCAGGCCATGGCCGAATTCGTCAAGGGCAACCCGCAGGGCCGGCTGGTCCAGCCGCAGGAAGTTGCCGATGCCGTGCTGTGGCTCTGCGGTCCGGGCGCGGGGGCGATTACCGGCCAGGCCATAGCCGTAGCCGGCGGCGAAGTGTGATGCACCCCCTGAGCCGCTACGCGGCTTCCCCCTGGAAGGGGGACGGCGCCTTCGCAGCGGAGCGGCCCTTGCTCGGCGCCACTGGCTTGGGCTGGGGTGGCTTGAGAGACAGTGCCTTGGATGACTTATTCAATGGAGAGCGAGACCAAGATGAGTGAATACGCAATCGATCCCGCGCTGGTGGCGGGCAACCATCAGTATCTGGCCGGCTACGAGGCCCGGCATTTCCTGTGGCAGGTGACGGACGGCGTGGCCACGATCACGCTCAATCGGCCCGAGCGCAAGAACCCGCTGACCTTCGACTCCTACGCCGAGCTGCGTGACCTGTTCCACAGGCTCAAATGGGCACAGGACGTGAAGGCCGTGGTACTGGTGGGCGCGGGCGGCAACTTCTGCTCGGGCGGCGACGTGCATGAAATCATCGGTCCGCTGGTGCAGCTCAAGGCGCCCGAGCTGCTGATGTTCACACGCATGACGGGCGAGCTGGTCAAGACCATGCGCGCCTGCCCCCAGCCCATCATCGCGGCCGTGGACGGCGTCTGCGCGGGGGCCGGCGCCATCATGGCCATGGCCTCGGACATGCGCCTGGGCACGGCGCGCAGCAAGACGGCTTTTCTTTTCAACCGCGTGGGCCTGGCGGGCTGCGACATGGGGGCCTGCGCCATCCTGCCGCGCATCATCGGGCAGGGCCGCGCCAGCGAGCTGCTCTACACGGGCCGCAGCCTGGGCGGGGAAGAGGGCGAGCGCTGGGGCTTCTTCAACCGCCTGTGCGATCCCGAGGCCGTGCTGGATGAGGCGCGCAAGCTCGCGGCGGACCTAGCGGCCGGCCCCACGTTCGCCAACGGCATCACCAAGACCATGCTGCACCAGGAATGGGCCATGACCGTGGAGCAGGCCATAGAGGCCGAAGCCCAGGCCCAGGCCCTGTGCATGCTGACCCAGGACTACGGGCGCGCTTATCACGCGTTTGTCGCCAAGCAAAAACCTGAGTTCAAGGGGAACTGAAATGAAGCTCCCCCTGAGCCGCGGCACGGCTTCCCCCTCTCTCGCTTCGCGGGAGGGGGACGACGCCCTCGCTGCGGGGCGGCCCTTGCTTGGCGTCCCAGGCTTGGGCCGTGCCGGTTTGGCGAATCATTGAGTGATGCTTGGTATTACGGAGACTTGAAATGGCAGATGAGAATTATCTGAAATGGCCGTTCTTTGAAGCCCGCCATGCGCAGCTGGCGCAGCAGCTCGACGCCTGGGCAGCGCAGCATATCGCCCACGATCACGGCCCCGATGTGGATGCCGAGTGCCGGCAACTGGTCAAGGCCCTGGGGGCGGGCGGCTGGCTGCGCCATGCGGTGGCCGGTGCCGAGTTCGGCGGCGCTGGCGAGGAGATCGACACGCGCTCCATCTGCCTGATCCGCGAAACCCTGGCCCGCCACAGCGGCCTGGCCGACTTCGCCTTTGCCATGCAGGGCCTGGGCTCGGGAGCCATCAGCCTGGCCGGCACGCCCGGGCAGAAGCAGCGCTACCTCGGCAAGGTGGCGGCGGGCGAGGCGATCTCGGCCTTTGCGCTGTCCGAGCCCGAGGCGGGCTCCGATGTGGCGGCCATGGCCTGCGAGGCCAGGCTTGAACGTGATGGTGAGGGCGACCACTATGTGATCAACGGCGAGAAGACCTGGATCTCCAACGGAGGCATTGCCGATTTTTACGTGGTCTTTGTGCGCACGGGCGAGGCGCCAGGCTCGCGCGGCATCTCGGCGCTGATCGTCGATGCCGAAACGCCAGGCTTTGAGATCGCCGAGCGCATCAATGTGATCGCGCCGCACCCGCTGGCGCGGCTCAAGTTCACCCATTGCCGCGTGCCAGTGACGCAGCGCGTGGGTGCGGCCGGCGAGGGTTTCAAGGTGGCCATGCGTACGCTGGACGTGTTCCGTACCTCTGTGGCCGCAGCGGCCCTGGGCTTTGCGCGGCGTGCGCTCGACGAGGCGCTCAAGCGTGCCACCACGCGCAAGATGTTTCAGGGGGTGCTGGCGGACTTCCAGCTGACCCAGGCCAAGCTCGCGCAGATGGCCACGCAGATCGACAGCGCGGCCCTGCTAACCTACCGCGCCGCCTGGCAGCGCGACCAGGGCGAGAACGTGACGCGTGAGGCCGCCATGGCCAAGATGACGGCCACCGAGAACGCCCAGCAGGTCATAGACGCCGCCGTGCAGATCTGGGGCGGGCTGGGCGTGGTCAGCGAACAGCCCGTGGAGCGCCTGTACCGCGAGATTCGCGCGCTGCGCATCTACGAGGGCGCGACCGAGGTGCAGCAGCTCATCATCGCGCGCGAACTGCTCAAGAGCGTCTAGGAGAGCCAGCCATGTCCTATACCGCCCATATCGACACCTTTGCTTTTGATAACCTGCCGCCCGCCGAACTGCAGCCCGAGTACGTGTTCGAACTGCCCGAGCTGCAGTTTCCCGAGCGCCTGAATTGCGCGGCCGAGCTGCTGGACCGCCATGTGGAAGAAGGGCGTGGCGACAGGCTGTGCATACAGGCAGAAGGCCTGCGCTGGACCTACGCCGAACTGCAGGACAAGGCCAACCGCATCGCCCATGTGCTGACCCGGCAACTGGGCCTGGTGCCGGGCAACCGCGTGCTGCTGTGCGCGCCCAACAATCCCATGATGGTGGCCTGCTGGTTCGGCGTCATCAAGGCCGGTGGCATTGTCGTGGCGGCCATGCCGCTGCTGCGCGCCAAGGAGCTGTCCACCATCGCCGACATCGCCCAGATCAGCCACGCGCTGTGCGACGAGGCACTGCGGGCCGAGGTGGAGGGCGCACAGCAGAAATCCGCCACGCTCAAGACCCTGCGCTTCTTCAACGGCCGCGCAGACGTCGCCAATGCCACCAATGCCGCCGACGCGCTGGAGCCCTTGATGGCCCAGGCATCGGGCCAGTTTCAGACGGTGGACACGGCGGCCACCGACACCTGTCTGCTGGGCTTCACCTCGGGCACCACGGGCGTGCCCAAGGCCACCATGCATTTCCACCGCGATGTGATGGCCGTCTGCGCCTGCTGGCCGCCACATGTGCTGCGCGCCGAAGCCGACGATGTGTTCATAGGCAGCCCGCCGGTGGCCTTTACCTTCGGCCTGGGCGGGCAGGTGCTGTTTCCCATGTCCATAGGCGCCTCCATGGCGCTGCTGGAAAAGGCCGGACCCAACCAGCTGGTGGACGGCATGGAGCGCTTCGGCGCAACCGTGGTGTTCACGGCGCCCACCTCCTACCGCGTCATGGCCCAGCAGGGCGAGCGCCTGCGCAAGACCCGGCTGCGCAAATGCGTGTCGGCAGGCGAGGCGCTGACGGCCTCCACGCGCGCGCTCTGGAAGGACGCCACGGGCATAGAGATCATCGACGGCATAGGCTCGACCGAGATGCTGCACATCTTCATCTCGCACCGCGAGGAGGAGGCGCGTCCCGGCGCCACGGGCAAAGCCGTGCCCGGCTACCGGGCCAAGGTGGTGGACGACGAGGGCCGCGAGCTGCCGCCGGGCACGGTGGGCAAGCTGGCCGTGCAAGGCCCCACGGGCTGCCGCTATCTCAACGACAGCCGCCAGAGCAAATATGTGAGCCAGGGCTGGAACCTCACCGGCGATGCCTATCTGATGGACGCAGACGGCTATTTCGTCTACCAGGCGCGCACCGACGACATGATCATCTCGGCCGGCTACAACATCGCGGCGCCCGAGGTCGAGGAGGCCTTGATGCAGCATGCGGCCGTGGCCGAATGCGCGGTGATAGGCGTGGCCGACGCGGAGCGCGGCCAGATCGTCAAGGCCTTTGTCGTGCTGAGTGCGGGCCATGCGGCGGGCGATGCCATGGTCAGGGAGCTGCAGGATTTCGTGAAGAGCACCGTCGCCCCCTACAAATATCCGCGTGCCGTGCAGTTTGTGGACCAGCTGCCGCGCACGGCCACGGGCAAGCTGCAGCGCTTCAGGCTGCATGGACAATGAATGCTATTTTTGCAGGAGCTGTTGGCGCTTTTCCATCAAGCGCTGCAGGTCGATTTGATTGAAACAGGTGAAGGCGATGACTAACGAGGCCGTGGCAGGCAAGCGCTTTGTGACGCAGGTTCCCATCCGGTTTGCGCATTGTGATCCGGCGGGCATCATCTTCTTTCCCCAGTACCTGGTGTTGTTCAACGGACTGGTGGAGGACTGGTTCAATCAGGCCCTGCAACTGCCTTATGCGCACATGGTGCAGACCGAACGCATAGGCCTGCCCATAGTGCATCTGGAGTGCGACTTCCGCGCCATCACCCGCATGGGCGAGAACGTGGACTTCGGCCTGAGTGTGGCCAAGCTGGGCCATCGCTCGCTGACGCTGGCGGTGGATTGCCGCGGCGCGGACGGCGAGCTGCGCGTGGCCGCCACCAAGGTGCTGGTGTTCACCGACCTGCAAAGCCACAAGGCGATCGTCATACCCGTCCATATACGCGCCGCGATGGAGCGCTGGATGCATGAGCTCGCCGAGCCGCCGCGCGGAAACTGATTTGGTTTTTAGAAAGGAATGACGATGCAAGTACTGCTGCCTTCGGGCTGGCCCCGCCCCAAGGGCTATGCCAACGGTGTGTCCGTCAGCGGCCGCCAGATCTATGTGGCCGGCATGATAGGCTGGGATGCCGAGGGCGTGTTTCACTCCGACGACCTCGTGGAGCAGGTACGCCAGGCCATGCAGAACATCGTGGACGTGCTCAAGGAAGGCGGCGCCGGGCCCGAGCACATCGTGCGCATGACCTGGTACATCACCGACAAGAAGGAGTACCTGGCGCGCCAGGCCGAGATCGGCAAGGTCTACCGCGAGCTGATCGGCTCGTTCAGTGTGGCCATGACGGCCGTGCAGGTGGCGGCCTTGATCGAGGATCGCGCCAAGGTCGAGATCGAAGTGACAGCCGTGGTGCCGGAATGACTATGTTTTAAATAGCTGCTAGCGCTTGATTTGATTGGGTTTTCAAGATGGGATACCTTGAAACTCATCAATACCAAGCGCAACCAGCTATCAAATACGAATCCTGAGCAGCAACCTTTGGTAGGCGCCATCTACAAAACTGGCGCGGCCCAAGCAAGGGACAGCGAGGAAGGGCCGCCCCGCACCGAAGCTATCGTCCCCCTTGGGGAAGGCGTGCAGCGCCTCAGGGGGGCCTAAAAATCCAGCAGGCTAAAGCCCACGCTTAGCACCGTGCGCTTGTAGTTGTAGTCCACCAGGCTGTCACCGTAGCCGCTGAACAGCTGGACATGCAGGCGCAGATTGCTCTTGCCGCCGTTCCAGCCCTCGCCCAGGGTGCGCAGCCATTCGATGCGGCCCGAGCCCCTGCCCTGGCCCAGCGAGCCGCGGGCCGTGAAGCCCAGGTAGTTCTGCTCGTTGACATTCCAGCCCAGCTTGACTTCGCCGCGGCCTATGTAGTCCTGGATATGCGGGTTGTCGTCGTCGGGCGCGCTTTCGCTGATGCGCTTCCAGGCCTTGAGGTGCAACTGCCAGCGGTTGCCCAGTTCGGCACCGGTCATCAGATACCAGCGGTTCCAGCTGCGCGACAGCGGATTGCTTTGGCCGTTGGACTGGTGCACCAGGCCCACGCCCGAATAGCGCCAGCGCCAGCCAAAGGGCAGCTGCGCGTCGGTGGGGTAGACATAGAACACCTCGGGCTCGTGGTCCGTGGTGCGGAAAGGGCGCGAGATGGCGCCGTTGAACAGCTGCCAATACGACTGCTGGGTATAGCCGAACCACAGCGAGTCCTTGCCGCCCGAGGTCGGCCCGGTCAGCAGGCCAGAAGCCAGCTTGGTGCGCGCCGACAGCTGGATGCGCATCTCATGCTTCTGGTAGCCCTCGGGCTCAGGCGAGCCGCGGCTGGGCGAATAGGGCTGGGTGTCGACACGGCTGCCGAACACGGTGGATATCGACATCGGTCGGTAGCCGCGGAAGCTGAAAGTGCCGCAGTCAGAGCCGGGCTCGAGCTCGTAGTAGCGCGAGATCTCGCTGTAGCGCGGGTCGCGGCAGCCGCCGTTGGTCGGTGTGGCGGGCAGGACCAGACCCTGGTTGTCGTCGGCTGCGACCACGGGTGTCGGCTCGGGCGCTGCTGCAGGGGTGTTGACGGCGCTTGCGGCATTGGTGTCGGGCAGGCTCCAGTTGGCGCCGGGCGGAGCCGTGAGCGGCTGCTCATGCTGGGCCCAAGCGTCGAAGCAGGCCAGGCGTGCCTGGTTGTCGGTGGTGGCTGCGCACTGGCGCCAGCCTTGCGCAGGCGGCGGCAGCTCAGGCTCAGCTGCCTTGGCCGGTGCCATGGCCGTCAGGCTGCCGAGTGTGAGGGCTGAAGCAAGGGCCAGAGGCAGCGGTTTCAGCGGCAAGGTAGGCAAGGAAGCGGGCATGGATGAATGATATGCATGACTTGCGTTGCTAAAGGAAACTGTCTTGATACATCCGCGGCGGCCCGGCTTGTTTGCGCAAGTCCTGTATGGATGGGCTGGCGACGGAGAGACTCAAGGCTGCTTGCGGAGCATGAACTCCTGGGCAGGAGCCTCTTCGGATGCCTGAAAGTTGCCGCGAATTTCCCGGCCACAGCTGGAGGGGATGACTTCGCCCAGCCAGGTTCCGGTAATGCGGGTCCCATCTGCACTTTCCTCCAGCGTGACGACTCCATTGTTGAGGTCGCCGACCATGGGGTGGGTGGAGCCGTCGCGCTCTATCGTGCCTTTGACGGTTCCCTTCCATTCGGGGTGCGGGCCCAGCACCAAGTGCACCGAGTCGTTCAGGCTGGGAATGGAACCTCTCCACTCTCCCTGCAACTGCTTGTCGGTCATTTCCCAGCCCGGTGGGCAGGTGCTCTCTGAATCGGGTTGATTTTGCGCTGTAGCGCTTGATAGATAAGCGCTTGCAGCTATGAAAACAAGAATTCTAAAGATCATGGGCTGTGCTCAGTTGGGTGCACCGGGGCCTGGCTGGGTCTTGCGTGCAGCGAATTCCTCCCGCAGCTTGCGCAGCTTCTCGCGCGGGTCTTCCTTGGCGGTGGCGGCGTCCAGGCCCATCTCCTTGATGAAGCGGCTGGGCTGGCAGGCGACCATTTCCCGGCCTTTCTTGCGGCGCTTGGTCCAGCTCACGGCCAGTGTGCGCTGGGCGCGGGTGATGCCCACGTACATCAGGCGGCGCTCTTCCTGCAGGCGGGCCGCGGTTTCGTCGCTGACCTTTTGCTGGCGGCCGTCGTCATCGTCGAGCTTGAAGGGCAGCATGCCCTCGGTCACGCCCACCAGCATGACATGGGGCCACTCCAGACCCTTGGATGCGTGCAGCGTGGAGAGCACGACCATGTCCTGCTCCTTCTCGCGCTCGCTGATGGTGGAGAGCAGGGCGATGTTCTGCGAGACCTCGAGCAGGCTCTTGACCTCGGTCTGGGTGGTCGTGCCCGCCGCATCCTCGATCTGGCCGCCCGCGCGCTGGGCCATCCAGTCGCAGAACTCCAGCACATTGCTCCAGCGCGCGGCGGCCACGGATTCGCTGTCCTCGCTGTCGTAGAGATACTGTTCGTAGCCGATTTCCTTGAGCCAGTCCATCAGAAAGGCTCGCGAGGCCTCTGCCCCCAAGGTATGGCGGGCGCGGTATTCCAGATCGTTGATGCTGCGGCCAAACTCCAGCAGACCTTCGAAGGCTTTTTTGGGCAGGGCGTCTTCCAGCATGGCATTGAACAGCGAGCCGAACATGGACAGCTTGTGCGCGCCCGAAAACTCGCCGAGCTTGCCCAGCGTGGTGTGGCCAATGCCGCGGCGCGGCGTGGTGATGGCGCGCAGAAAGGCCGGGTCGTCGTCGTTGTTGATCCAGAGCCGGAACCAGGCGCACAGGTCCTTGATTTCCGCACGGTCGAAGAAGCTGGTGCCGCCCGAGACCTTGTAGGGGATGTTGAGCTTGCGCAGCGCCTTCTCGAAGGGCTTGGCCTGGTGGTTGGCGCGGTAGAGGATGGCCATGTCCTTCCAGGCCGGCTGCGGGTTCATGCTGGCGCGCAGGCCCTGGATGCGTGCGGCCGCGCGTTCGGCCTCGTGCTCCTCGGTATCGCAGTCCACGATGCGCACGGGTTCGCCCTCGCCCAGCTCCGAGAACAGGGTCTTGGGAAACAGCTTGGGGTTGGGGCCGATGACGTTGTTGGCCGCGCGCAGGATGGCGCTGGTGGAGCGGTAGTTCTGCTCCAGCTTGATGATGTTGAGCTGCGGAAAATCGACGGGCAGCTTCTTGAGGTTGTCCAGCGTGGCGCCGCGCCAGCCGTAGATCGACTGGTCGTCGTCACCCACGGCCGTGAAATGGCCTCTGCTGCCCACCAGCATCTTCAGCAGCTCGTACTGCGTGGCATTGGTGTCCTGGTATTCGTCCACCAGCACATGGCCCAGCAGGCGCTGCCATTTCTCGCGCACCTCCAGGTGGTTCTTGAGCAGGCGCATGGGCATGCCGATGAGGTCGTCGAAGTCCACGCTCTGGTAGGCCGTCAGCCGCTCCTCGTAGCGCTGCATGATGAGGGCGATGCTGCGCTCGTTGTCGTCCTGGGCCATGGCCAGGGCCTTGCGGCTGTCCCAGCCGTTGTTCTTCCAGCCGCTGATGGTCCATTGCCACTGGCGGGCCGTGGCCACATCGGTGGTGCCGCCCGCGCAGTCCTTGAGGATGCCCGTGACGTCATCCTGGTCCAGGATGCTGAACTGGGGCTTGAGGCCCAGCACATGACCGTCCTCGCGCACCATGCGCACGCCAAGCGAGTGAAAGGTGCAGATCAGCACCTCCTTGGCCTGGCGGCCGATCAGCCCGGCGGCGCGCTCGCGCATTTCGGCGGCGGCCTTGTTGGTAAAGGTGATGGCCGCAATGCGGCGCGGGGCCAGGCCGTTTTCAATCAGCCGCCCGATCTTGTGCGTGATCACCCGGGTCTTGCCCGAGCCCGCACCAGCCAGCACAAGGCAGGGGCCTTCGGTGTAATGCACGGCCTGGAGCTGAGCGAGATTGAGACCAGCAGACATGGAACAGATTGACCCTTCATCCTTGAAACAAGGTCTCGGAGGATACCGCTTTGGCATCCGAAGGCCCGAGGCTCGCCATCACAACTGACAAAGAAAAGGGGTGGGCCTAGGCCTGTTCCCGCCTTTCGGGTCAGCACAGCACTGGATAATTTTGTAATAAGGTGTGAATATTGGTGTCAAAAATTGTTTTTTCGTGGCAATTTGCGGCTGAGATGTGAAAACCTTGTTGCTATTGTTTCGCTGCAGCAATGATTCCAACGATGAAGAACAAGCAGGGCGGTTTGCATGGCGAAGACCATTGGTGAGGTCAACTGGGCGGCGCAGTTGTGGACGCCGGCAGTACAGCAGCGTTTCGATGCGCTGTTTGCCGTGGCGTCGCGCAAATCGCTTTCTGCCTGGACCCAGGTGCCCAGCGAAGCCGCCGAGGTGCTGATCCTGGACGGTGCCATGCCGATGCAGGACGACAAGGCCTTCCCCTGTGTGGTTTATGTGGGTGGTGATGCCTCCATGCAGCCGCTGGGACGTTCATCCCAGGGCTGGGCCGCGCATCTGGATGTGGAGTTCACGCTGTCCGACCTCATCGACATGCTCGATCGCGCGGCCGTATTCCTCATGGACTGGAAGGCTCGCCAGATGAAAGCCGCGCCCCTGACCTTGCAGCGCGCCATGTCGGATCTGCAGGAGCGGGGGATGGGCTGCCCGCACCGCTTTCAGCTCAAGTCCTGGGTGGTGTTGCCCGGGGCTGCCAACACGGCCCAGAACCTGCGCGCATTGGCCCTGCTTTCCCGTGGTCCGATTGCCGTGCAATCGTTGAGCGAACACTCGGGTGTGGAGTTGCCGCAGCTCGTTGCCCTGTTGTCTCTGCCACAGGTGCAGGCTGCATTGCGCTGCAGTCTGCAAGCCGTCGAGGTATCCAGGCCTCAGGGAACGACAGATACAACTACAGCTGCGGCCGCATCGATCACCCGGCAGTGGGTACAGAAGCTGACAGGCTGGATCACGCGTGGAGGGCGCTCATGACATCTTTCATCCCCAGGCAGCCCGGGCAGGGCCTGCTGCGGGTCAGTCTGCTCGGCCCCATGGGCATAGGCAAGACCACGGCGTTGCACAGTCTGTGCGGCCAGCTCATGGCGGGCAG
This window encodes:
- a CDS encoding ATP-dependent helicase, which gives rise to MSAGLNLAQLQAVHYTEGPCLVLAGAGSGKTRVITHKIGRLIENGLAPRRIAAITFTNKAAAEMRERAAGLIGRQAKEVLICTFHSLGVRMVREDGHVLGLKPQFSILDQDDVTGILKDCAGGTTDVATARQWQWTISGWKNNGWDSRKALAMAQDDNERSIALIMQRYEERLTAYQSVDFDDLIGMPMRLLKNHLEVREKWQRLLGHVLVDEYQDTNATQYELLKMLVGSRGHFTAVGDDDQSIYGWRGATLDNLKKLPVDFPQLNIIKLEQNYRSTSAILRAANNVIGPNPKLFPKTLFSELGEGEPVRIVDCDTEEHEAERAAARIQGLRASMNPQPAWKDMAILYRANHQAKPFEKALRKLNIPYKVSGGTSFFDRAEIKDLCAWFRLWINNDDDPAFLRAITTPRRGIGHTTLGKLGEFSGAHKLSMFGSLFNAMLEDALPKKAFEGLLEFGRSINDLEYRARHTLGAEASRAFLMDWLKEIGYEQYLYDSEDSESVAAARWSNVLEFCDWMAQRAGGQIEDAAGTTTQTEVKSLLEVSQNIALLSTISEREKEQDMVVLSTLHASKGLEWPHVMLVGVTEGMLPFKLDDDDGRQQKVSDETAARLQEERRLMYVGITRAQRTLAVSWTKRRKKGREMVACQPSRFIKEMGLDAATAKEDPREKLRKLREEFAARKTQPGPGAPN